The proteins below are encoded in one region of Sebastes fasciatus isolate fSebFas1 chromosome 16, fSebFas1.pri, whole genome shotgun sequence:
- the kcnj15 gene encoding ATP-sensitive inward rectifier potassium channel 15, which produces MATRKAEVQRRIVSKDGHNNVRIDNVEGMVKLYLHDIWTTVVDMKWRYKLTLFASTFVMTWFIFGVIFYFIGMGNGDFEPGLSANRTACVVNVETLTGAFLFSLESQTTIGYGFRYISEECPLAIFTLVAQLVITGLAEIFVTGAFLAKLARPKKRAETIKFSQSAVICRRQGQLCLMLRVANMRKSLLIQCQLTGKLLHSNVTEEGEKTQIHQSSVDFVMASSSECPFLILPLTFYHVLDEHSPLAGLNAENLHTRDFELLVTLNATMESTAATCQSRTSYVPQEILWGYEFKPVLFSTTGGRYVADFNFFDKVQVSNDATFLSNNTEKLKLEEDYKKE; this is translated from the coding sequence ATGGCGACCAGGAAGGCCGAGGTGCAGCGAAGGATCGTGTCGAAGGACGGCCACAACAACGTGCGTATCGACAACGTGGAGGGAATGGTGAAGCTCTACCTGCACGACATCTGGACCACCGTGGTGGACATGAAGTGGCGCTACAAGCTCACTCTGTTCGCCTCCACCTTCGTCATGACTTGGTTCATCTTCGGCGTCATTTTCTACTTCATCGGCATGGGCAACGGAGACTTCGAACCCGGTCTGAGCGCCAACCGCACGGCCTGCGTGGTGAACGTGGAGACGCTCACCGGAGCCTTCCTGTTCTCTCTGGAGTCGCAGACCACCATCGGCTACGGTTTCCGTTACATCTCGGAGGAATGCCCTCTGGCCATCTTCACCCTGGTGGCTCAGCTCGTCATCACCGGCCTGGCCGAGATCTTCGTCACCGGCGCGTTCCTCGCCAAGCTGGCTCGCCCCAAGAAACGAGCGGAGACCATCAAGTTCAGCCAGTCGGCGGTGATCTGCCGGCGCCAGGGCCAGCTGTGTCTGATGTTGAGAGTGGCCAACATGAGGAAGAGCCTCCTGATCCAGTGCCAGCTGACGGGGAAGCTCCTCCACTCCAACGTGACGGAGGAAGGCGAGAAGACGCAGATCCACCAGAGCTCCGTGGACTTCGTCATGGCCTCCAGCAGCGAGTGCCCCTTCCTCATCCTCCCGCTCACCTTCTACCACGTCCTGGACGAGCACAGCCCGCTGGCGGGACTCAACGCCGAGAACCTGCACACCCGCGACTTCGAGCTGCTGGTGACCCTCAACGCCACCATGGAGTCGACGGCCGCCACGTGCCAGAGCCGCACCTCCTACGTCCCTCAGGAGATCCTCTGGGGTTACGAGTTCAAGCCGGTGCTGTTCAGCACCACGGGCGGACGCTACGTGGCCGATTTCAACTTCTTTGACAAAGTGCAAGTCAGCAACGACGCCACGTTCCTCAGTAACAACACGGAGAAGCTCAAACTGGAGGAGGACTATAAGAAAGAATAG